The Salvia hispanica cultivar TCC Black 2014 unplaced genomic scaffold, UniMelb_Shisp_WGS_1.0 HiC_scaffold_96, whole genome shotgun sequence genome includes a window with the following:
- the LOC125200424 gene encoding putative late blight resistance protein homolog R1A-10 isoform X1: MDLIKKEAMEIGHMHNKSTPSDSSKSSPVAKESVMVGADDLLLEMKVKLTSHLCDLQIIRIVGMGGSGKTTLALNIYQDLLIKDYFDICAWATISQDYSIQEVHIHIPGKLDLKVGQNLGVDALGETLYKHLYGRRYLIVLDDMWSIEAWDGIRRFLPDNKNGSRIVVTTRLSNLGSDLSKSKSLEMSLLNEVDSWDLLLKTAFGEQGCPLELEEIGKRIGKSCKGLPLSIVVIGGLLAKSNHTIEFWESIEENLSSIVNSEDDELYLRILHMSYKQLPVYLKPCFLYMGVFREDMVIRRSMLVNLWVAEGFLRPKSGKSLEEIANVCLKELVDRNLVLVDKIGINGEIKCCKIHDLLRDLCMREAEKEMFYHVVRHDLVESNSEHRVVFPRLFTFEILGSFSHARSIISQDYGYGDGRLPCNVSG; this comes from the coding sequence ATGGATTTGATCAAGAAGGAAGCCATGGAAATCGGCCATATGCACAACAAGTCAACGCCCTCAGATTCTTCAAAGTCTTCCCCCGTTGCCAAGGAGAGTGTTATGGTGGGTGCTGATGATCTCTTGCTTGAAATGAAGGTTAAGCTCACTTCACATCTCTGTGATCTACAGATTATTCGGATCGTAGGAATGGGCGGATCTGGTAAGACCACTCTTGCTCTGAACATTTATCAAGACCTTCTTATTAAggattattttgatatttgtgcTTGGGCTACCATATCTCAAGACTATAGCATTCAAGAAGTGCATATACATATTCCTGGCAAGTTAGATTTAAAAGTTGGTCAAAATTTGGGTGTGGATGCCTTAGGGGAAACCTTGTATAAACACCTATATGGTAGAAGATACTTAATTGTACTTGATGATATGTGGAGTATCGAGGCGTGGGATGGGATTAGGAGGTTTTTACCGGATAACAAAAATGGTAGCAGAATAGTGGTGACGACTAGGCTATCAAACTTGGGTTCTGATTTATCCAAATCTAAGAGCCTTGAGATGAGTCTTTTGAATGAGGTTGATAGTTGGGACCTGCTCTTAAAAACTGCATTTGGAGAACAAGGTTGCCCATTGGAATTGGAGGAAATTGGGAAGAGAATAGGTAAAAGTTGCAAAGGACTTCCGTTGTCAATTGTTGTGATTGGAGGACTTTTGGCAAAATCCAATCATACAATAGAGTTTTGGGAGTCCATAGAGGAAAACTTGAGTTCAATAGTGAATTCAGAGGATGATGAATTGTATTTAAGAATATTACACATGAGCTATAAGCAACTTCCGGTTTATTTGAAACCATGCTTTCTCTATATGGGAGTTTTTCGTGAAGATATGGTGATTCGTAGATCAATGCTCGTTAATCTATGGGTTGCTGAAGGATTTCTAAGACCAAAAAGTGGGAAAAGCTTGGAAGAGATAGCCAACGTGTGTTTGAAGGAGCTTGTTGATAGAAATCTTGTTTTAGTTGATAAGATTGGGATTAATGGGGAGATAAAATGTTGCAAGATTCATGATTTATTGAGAGATTTGTGTATGCGAGAAGCTGAAAAGGAAATGTTTTATCATGTCGTGAGACATGATCTTGTAGAAAGTAATAGCGAACATCGAGTTGTTTTTCCTAGGTTGTTTACATTTGAAATATTGGGATCTTTTTCACATGCTCGTTCCATAATAAGTCAAGATTACGGCTATGGAGATGGTCGACTGCCTTGTAATGTTAGTGGGTGA
- the LOC125200424 gene encoding putative late blight resistance protein homolog R1B-23 isoform X2, translating to MDLIKKEAMEIGHMHNKSTPSDSSKSSPVAKESVMIIRIVGMGGSDVFELVNSRYLEVNVHWDSIFPTSVHLLWNLRTLVLNCWRDHVAPVQIWELHQLRHLVVNSSELTLPDPPSGHNDIVIMENLQTLKGVSNLYLNEECLSKLENLRCITGSMFVARWKWFRFPHSLKKLYIQGSPNMELENILQKVGSLPLLEKFVIRYGYFSTRKWETIEGQFPSLKFLQLRCCDGLEDWIVSDNSHFPVLEKLCLFVIKQLKKIPSEMGEIATLKSIELRFCNESAVKSAKKIVEEQEDLYGDQIDLHVQATVYAHEEALGSLASVNFEVIVED from the exons ATGGATTTGATCAAGAAGGAAGCCATGGAAATCGGCCATATGCACAACAAGTCAACGCCCTCAGATTCTTCAAAGTCTTCCCCCGTTGCCAAGGAGAGTGTTATG ATTATTCGGATCGTAGGAATGGGCGGATCTG atgtgtttgaattggtgaACTCACGATACCTTGAAGTCAATGTTCACTGGGATTCCATATTCCCTACTTCGGTTCACCTGCTTTGGAATTTGCGCACATTAGTTCTTAATTGTTGGCGTGATCATGTTGCACCGGTTCAAATTTGGGAATTGCATCAGCTTCGACATCTAGTGGTTAACTCAAGCGAGTTGACTCTCCCGGATCCTCCTAGTGGCCACAATGACATTGTTATCATGGAGAATCTGCAGACACTTAAAGGAGTGAGTAATTTGTATTTGAATGAGGAG TGTTTGAGTAAACTGGAAAACTTGCGCTGCATCACCGGAAGTATGTTTGTTGCGCGTTGGAAGTGGTTTAGATTTCCACACTCCCTCAAGAAGTTGTATATTCAAGGCTCTCCTAATATGGAGTTGGAAAACATATTGCAAAAAGTGGGTTCATTGCCACTTCTTGAGAAGTTTGTAATAAGATATGGTTATTTCAGTACTCGCAAGTGGGAAACAATTGAAGGCCAATTTCCAAGCCTCAAGTTTCTACAATTGAGATGTTGTGATGGTCTAGAAGATTGGATTGTATCGGACAACTCCCACTTTCCAGTTCTCGAAAAGCTTTGTCTTTTTGTTATAAAGCAACTCAAAAAGATCCCATCAGAAATGGGAGAAATAGCAACGTTGAAATCAATTGAATTGCGTTTTTGCAATGAATCAGCGGTGAAGTCGGCTAAAAAGATAGTAGAGGAACAAGAGGATTTATATGGAGACCAAATAGACCTTCATGTTCAAGCTACAGTTTATGCTCATGAAGAAGCACTGGGGAGCTTGGCAAGTGTCAACTTTGAAGTTATAGTGGAAGATTAG